A region from the Paenibacillus humicola genome encodes:
- the ctaG gene encoding cytochrome c oxidase assembly factor CtaG codes for MLGLQYFSFDAIWSPIFLFVMVAIGIGYFYLAGPWRLKHAPEAPAVTAGQKIWFVCGATLFYFAQGGPLDLLGHLLFSFHMTDMAISYLIVPPMLLLGIPEFMWRAAFGKPFWRRLNLLMHPILTLLLFNMLFSVYHMPQIHDYVMVHFAVHRFYYGLLLVTSVMMWWQIVCPVKDWNRLTDLRKMAYVFANGMLLSPACALIIFAGSPMYSTYNDPEAWAKAMGYCVAGDPSALLALFKGPSFFSLMSPLEDQQLGGIIMKLVQEIMYGAILAYVFFHWFKREHRDSDDVLPEHGTTGTAGAN; via the coding sequence ATGCTTGGATTGCAATATTTCAGCTTTGATGCAATCTGGAGCCCGATCTTTTTGTTTGTTATGGTCGCGATTGGGATCGGCTATTTCTACCTGGCCGGACCGTGGAGGCTGAAGCATGCACCTGAAGCGCCTGCGGTAACCGCCGGCCAGAAGATCTGGTTCGTTTGCGGCGCGACGTTGTTTTATTTTGCGCAGGGCGGACCGCTCGATTTGCTCGGGCATCTGTTGTTTTCGTTCCATATGACGGATATGGCGATCTCCTATTTGATCGTGCCGCCGATGCTTTTGCTCGGCATACCCGAATTTATGTGGAGGGCCGCCTTTGGAAAGCCGTTTTGGCGAAGACTGAATCTGCTTATGCATCCCATTCTGACGCTGCTGCTCTTTAATATGCTGTTCTCGGTCTATCATATGCCGCAAATCCACGATTACGTCATGGTTCATTTTGCGGTACACCGCTTCTATTACGGCTTGCTGCTTGTCACTTCGGTTATGATGTGGTGGCAAATCGTATGTCCCGTGAAAGATTGGAACCGGTTGACTGATTTGCGGAAAATGGCTTATGTGTTTGCCAACGGCATGCTGCTCAGTCCAGCCTGCGCATTGATCATTTTCGCAGGTTCGCCGATGTATTCAACGTATAATGACCCCGAAGCATGGGCGAAAGCGATGGGATATTGCGTTGCCGGCGATCCGAGCGCGCTGCTGGCGCTATTCAAAGGCCCTTCATTCTTCAGCCTGATGTCCCCGCTGGAAGATCAGCAACTCGGCGGAATCATCATGAAGCTGGTCCAAGAAATTATGTACGGCGCGATTCTGGCTTATGTGTTCTTTCATTGGTTCAAACGGGAGCACCGCGATTCGGACGATGTATTGCCGGAGCACGGCACGACGGGTACGGCCGGCGCGAACTGA
- a CDS encoding cytochrome (ubi)quinol oxidase subunit III, with translation MSAHSHADGQWPHEPEKATLEGRNKVLGFWLFLGAETVLFGTLFSAFLALRHQVGEGNPTPNELFELPMVAAATVILLVSSLTSVFAVQAMHLNKVKPMLIWLLVTIVLGLGFLGLEIYEFTNYVKEGHKFTTSAFSSSFYTLVGFHGAHVAFGVLWIGLLIMQIAFKKGLTVTTASKVYVAGIYWHFIDVVWVFIFTVVYLMGKVG, from the coding sequence ATGAGTGCACACTCGCACGCAGACGGACAGTGGCCCCATGAGCCCGAGAAAGCGACGCTGGAAGGACGCAATAAAGTGCTCGGCTTCTGGTTGTTTCTGGGAGCCGAAACGGTTCTGTTCGGAACCTTGTTTTCCGCCTTCCTGGCGCTTCGCCATCAGGTAGGCGAAGGCAACCCGACACCCAATGAATTGTTTGAGCTGCCGATGGTTGCCGCAGCAACGGTTATCCTGCTCGTATCCAGCTTGACCAGCGTCTTCGCCGTTCAAGCGATGCATTTGAACAAGGTTAAACCGATGCTGATCTGGCTGCTCGTTACGATTGTGCTCGGACTCGGATTTCTGGGGCTTGAGATTTACGAGTTTACCAATTACGTGAAGGAAGGCCACAAGTTTACGACCAGCGCGTTCAGCTCTTCGTTCTATACGCTGGTCGGCTTCCATGGAGCCCACGTGGCATTCGGGGTTCTCTGGATCGGCTTGCTCATTATGCAAATCGCCTTTAAAAAAGGTCTCACCGTAACGACCGCTTCGAAGGTGTATGTGGCCGGAATTTATTGGCACTTTATCGACGTCGTGTGGGTATTCATCTTCACCGTCGTTTACTTGATGGGAAAGGTGGGCTGA
- a CDS encoding ABC transporter permease yields the protein MNNSFRTVVGFTVRSKIKGKPFIITTIILALIMTIGINLPYIISQFSGEHKAASVGYADNPADKAGSQLFTVSRMAALLGAYYSKQEKPDVRLVPIPAGGTAGAREQALKAAIADGRIDGYLDFESGNGGFPVVRYKSEDVMESRISQSLKTALQAVKTEAVLDGAGLTDEQKTLLLAPVDFDSVQISTAAGAGTVGSGKTTSQQGMDMVVVYAIVIMLFMAIMTTGQMIASEVTAEKSSRVMEILITSVSPLTGMFGKICGMFIVGMTQIAIYAVVIAVNLSMPQNNKALGNLNFHVSDIDPLLLVYALIFYLTGYFLFSTLFAAVGSIVSRTEDLGQAVMPVTMLALAGFYICMWGGLQNPNSLLVKVTSFIPFFSPYVMVTRLGMSDPPAWQVWLSILILLISIYIAGWISAKIYRVGVLMYGKRPSIKELRKAMKAYKL from the coding sequence ATGAATAACAGCTTCCGGACGGTAGTCGGATTCACGGTTCGCAGCAAAATCAAAGGAAAGCCGTTTATCATCACGACGATTATTTTGGCCCTCATCATGACGATCGGCATCAATCTTCCGTATATCATTTCCCAGTTCAGCGGCGAGCATAAAGCGGCCAGCGTAGGCTATGCGGACAACCCTGCGGACAAAGCCGGTTCGCAGCTGTTTACGGTATCCAGAATGGCGGCTTTACTCGGTGCCTATTACAGCAAGCAGGAAAAGCCGGATGTCCGGCTCGTGCCGATCCCCGCCGGCGGCACGGCGGGGGCGCGGGAGCAGGCGCTGAAGGCGGCGATCGCGGACGGGCGCATCGACGGCTATCTCGATTTCGAGTCCGGGAACGGAGGCTTCCCGGTCGTCCGCTACAAGTCGGAGGACGTAATGGAAAGCCGCATTTCGCAATCGCTCAAAACCGCGCTGCAGGCGGTGAAGACCGAGGCCGTCCTGGACGGGGCGGGGCTTACGGATGAGCAGAAGACGCTGCTGCTCGCACCGGTCGATTTCGATTCGGTGCAAATCTCGACGGCTGCCGGAGCCGGCACCGTAGGCAGCGGGAAGACGACGTCCCAGCAGGGAATGGATATGGTGGTCGTATACGCGATCGTAATCATGCTGTTTATGGCGATTATGACAACGGGGCAAATGATCGCCAGCGAAGTAACGGCGGAGAAAAGCTCCCGCGTCATGGAAATTCTGATTACGAGCGTTTCCCCGCTTACCGGCATGTTCGGCAAAATATGCGGCATGTTTATCGTCGGCATGACCCAAATCGCGATATACGCCGTCGTCATTGCCGTCAATCTAAGCATGCCGCAAAACAACAAGGCGCTCGGTAACCTTAATTTCCATGTGAGCGACATCGATCCGCTGCTGCTCGTATACGCCCTCATTTTCTACCTGACCGGCTATTTCCTGTTCTCGACGCTGTTCGCGGCGGTCGGCTCGATCGTCAGCCGGACGGAGGACCTCGGTCAGGCGGTCATGCCGGTGACGATGCTGGCGCTGGCCGGCTTCTACATCTGCATGTGGGGCGGCTTGCAAAACCCGAACTCGCTCCTTGTCAAGGTGACGTCGTTCATTCCCTTTTTCTCGCCCTACGTGATGGTCACCCGGCTCGGAATGTCGGACCCGCCGGCGTGGCAGGTATGGCTGTCGATCCTCATTTTGCTGATCTCGATTTATATTGCAGGCTGGATCTCGGCCAAAATCTATCGTGTCGGCGTGCTTATGTACGGCAAGCGTCCGAGCATCAAGGAGCTGCGCAAAGCGATGAAGGCCTATAAGCTGTAA
- a CDS encoding ABC transporter ATP-binding protein, with product MNVEPMAVRLENVRQSKAHFELGPFDLEIPKGIITAIVGPNGSGKSSLFRLMLDLTKPDAGRIELLGETVGSGDDRLLKRGYVPEQADDMEDHLRGEQKAAFIRQWYPGWDSGRFRELLRLFEIDPSIRLGKMSKGMRRKFDLALAMAHHPELLLLDEPSSGLDPIAWKTMIGLLHRDMEGGERTVLMSSHIVEEVRRLADYIVFIVQGRVLGLFEKDELLESWYAIYAETDAAPDWTDMPGYCEAEPAGGTRFRLVTSEAARAEEWLASRGVRIAGRQKLELDEILLVLQERERLRIRS from the coding sequence ATGAACGTGGAACCAATGGCGGTACGTCTCGAAAACGTGAGGCAGTCGAAGGCGCATTTCGAACTCGGTCCGTTCGATCTGGAGATCCCGAAAGGAATCATTACCGCGATCGTCGGCCCGAACGGCTCGGGGAAAAGCTCGCTTTTCCGGCTCATGCTCGATTTGACGAAACCGGACGCCGGGCGGATCGAGCTGCTTGGAGAGACGGTGGGGAGCGGCGACGACCGCCTGCTGAAGCGCGGGTATGTGCCCGAACAGGCCGACGATATGGAGGATCATCTCCGGGGCGAGCAGAAGGCGGCGTTCATCCGGCAGTGGTATCCGGGATGGGATTCGGGGCGTTTTCGGGAGCTGCTGCGGTTGTTTGAAATCGATCCTTCGATCCGGCTCGGCAAAATGTCGAAAGGGATGCGCCGGAAATTCGATCTTGCGCTCGCGATGGCGCATCATCCGGAGCTGCTGCTGCTTGACGAGCCGTCGTCCGGACTCGATCCGATCGCCTGGAAAACGATGATTGGGCTGCTTCATCGCGATATGGAAGGCGGAGAACGAACGGTTCTGATGAGCTCGCATATCGTGGAAGAGGTGCGCAGACTGGCCGATTATATCGTCTTTATCGTGCAGGGACGCGTGCTGGGCCTATTCGAGAAGGATGAGCTGCTCGAATCGTGGTACGCGATCTATGCCGAGACGGACGCGGCGCCGGATTGGACGGATATGCCGGGTTATTGCGAGGCGGAGCCTGCCGGCGGCACGAGGTTCCGGCTGGTGACGAGCGAGGCCGCCCGGGCGGAGGAGTGGTTAGCGAGCCGCGGCGTTCGGATAGCGGGCAGACAAAAGCTCGAGCTCGACGAGATTTTGCTCGTTTTGCAAGAACGGGAAAGGCTGCGTATCCGCTCGTGA
- a CDS encoding ABC transporter ATP-binding protein, which produces MKTLKVEQIVKQYGDKTAVNGISFEVEEGEIYGLLGANGAGKTTTMRMVLGLIYPDGGRVLYGGKPYGKEQLRSLGYLPEERGLYPKIKVSEQIVYLGRLRGMTRKDAERNLKRWLERFGVPEYYDKRVEELSKGNQQKIQFIASVIHEPRIVIMDEAFSGLDPVNVELLKSTVKELRDAGASILFSTHRMEHVEELCRNITIMHRSNPVLQGNLKAIKKRFPRERVMLGTEGEVSGLESIPGVLRTVRHEYGYELFIEREDAGRRILELAMQQTEIGRFEIMEPTLNEIFIKTVGENHE; this is translated from the coding sequence ATGAAGACTTTGAAGGTGGAGCAAATTGTGAAGCAGTACGGAGACAAGACGGCTGTAAACGGCATCAGCTTCGAGGTGGAGGAAGGAGAAATATACGGCCTGCTCGGCGCGAACGGTGCCGGTAAAACGACGACGATGCGGATGGTGCTGGGCCTTATTTATCCGGACGGAGGAAGGGTTTTATACGGCGGGAAGCCTTACGGGAAGGAGCAGCTGCGAAGCCTCGGTTATTTGCCCGAGGAGCGCGGGTTGTACCCGAAAATCAAGGTCAGCGAGCAGATCGTCTATCTCGGCCGGCTGCGCGGCATGACCCGCAAGGATGCGGAGCGAAATTTGAAGCGCTGGCTCGAACGGTTCGGCGTGCCGGAGTATTACGACAAGCGGGTCGAGGAGCTGTCGAAAGGGAATCAGCAGAAAATCCAGTTTATCGCTTCGGTCATTCACGAGCCGCGCATCGTCATCATGGACGAAGCGTTCAGCGGGCTCGATCCGGTCAACGTGGAGCTGCTCAAATCGACGGTAAAGGAGCTGCGGGACGCGGGAGCGAGCATTCTGTTCTCGACGCACCGGATGGAGCATGTCGAGGAGCTGTGCCGCAATATTACGATCATGCACAGATCGAACCCGGTGCTGCAGGGCAATTTGAAGGCGATCAAGAAACGTTTTCCGCGCGAGCGCGTCATGCTGGGAACGGAAGGGGAAGTAAGCGGGCTGGAGTCGATTCCGGGCGTACTGCGGACGGTAAGGCACGAATACGGCTACGAGCTGTTCATCGAGCGGGAGGACGCCGGGCGGCGGATCCTGGAGCTTGCCATGCAGCAGACGGAAATCGGGCGGTTCGAGATTATGGAGCCGACGCTGAATGAAATTTTCATTAAAACGGTAGGTGAAAACCATGAATAA
- a CDS encoding cytochrome C oxidase subunit IV family protein, translated as MANEHTAAEERSRHQRHEGPQKHIISFILSIILTVIAFSAVAAGEVNETFTYIILIGMAIIQVFVQMAFWMHMKDRGHVFPIFGILMGVCVVFTIVIMAEYWVWW; from the coding sequence GTGGCAAACGAGCATACGGCTGCTGAAGAGCGGAGCCGGCATCAAAGGCATGAAGGCCCGCAAAAGCATATCATCTCGTTTATTCTGTCGATCATCCTGACGGTCATCGCATTCTCGGCGGTTGCCGCAGGCGAAGTGAACGAAACGTTTACGTATATTATTCTGATCGGCATGGCGATCATTCAAGTCTTCGTCCAAATGGCATTCTGGATGCACATGAAAGACCGGGGCCATGTTTTCCCGATCTTCGGCATTCTGATGGGTGTCTGCGTTGTCTTTACGATTGTCATAATGGCAGAGTATTGGGTTTGGTGGTAA
- a CDS encoding DUF420 domain-containing protein, with amino-acid sequence MSIYTVLPTISTSFIVISAVLVAIGWSLAIRRKLDAHKKVMLTGAVFALLFFIVYASRTAFVGNTDWGGPESLKPYYMTFLFFHIVLATVGAVFGITTITLAFRSRFARHRKWGRVTSIIWFCTAITGVMVYVLLYMLYPGGHTKPMLDVLFG; translated from the coding sequence ATGTCGATTTACACCGTTTTGCCAACCATTAGTACGTCCTTCATCGTCATCAGCGCAGTGCTGGTCGCGATCGGGTGGAGCTTGGCGATTCGCAGGAAGCTGGATGCGCATAAAAAAGTAATGCTGACGGGCGCTGTCTTTGCCCTTTTGTTTTTCATCGTATATGCGTCGCGCACGGCCTTTGTCGGGAACACGGATTGGGGCGGTCCGGAAAGCCTGAAGCCCTATTATATGACGTTCCTGTTTTTCCATATTGTATTGGCAACGGTCGGAGCCGTCTTCGGCATCACCACCATTACGCTCGCCTTTCGCAGCCGGTTTGCGCGGCATCGTAAATGGGGCCGCGTGACGTCGATCATTTGGTTCTGCACGGCCATTACCGGTGTGATGGTTTACGTGCTGCTGTACATGCTTTATCCGGGCGGACATACGAAGCCGATGCTGGACGTTCTGTTCGGCTGA
- a CDS encoding GntR family transcriptional regulator yields MWIPIQINEQSAEPLYYQIEVQLRALIVSGQLAEDTLLPSIRELAQGLKCSVITIRRVYQDLEAEGLLRTRQGTGTFVAKVGGELRDKHRLAAVTEAFEAAVDAGLRVQCSDEEMLGILQELLRRKRNPDAGMPGGGG; encoded by the coding sequence GTGTGGATACCGATCCAAATTAACGAGCAGAGCGCGGAACCGCTGTATTATCAAATCGAGGTGCAGCTGCGCGCGCTGATCGTCAGCGGACAGCTGGCGGAAGACACGCTGCTGCCTTCGATCCGAGAATTGGCGCAAGGGCTCAAATGCAGCGTCATTACGATTCGCCGGGTTTATCAGGATCTGGAAGCGGAGGGGCTGCTGCGAACGCGGCAGGGAACCGGAACGTTCGTCGCCAAGGTGGGAGGCGAGCTGCGGGATAAACACCGGCTGGCAGCCGTGACGGAGGCGTTCGAAGCTGCCGTCGACGCCGGGCTCAGGGTGCAGTGCTCGGATGAAGAGATGCTCGGCATTTTGCAGGAGCTGCTTCGTCGTAAGCGGAATCCGGATGCGGGTATGCCGGGAGGAGGGGGATGA
- the ctaD gene encoding cytochrome c oxidase subunit I, which yields MDWLTTVDHKKIGILYLISGGFFFLVGGLEAIMIRIQLWQPENHFVSADTYNELLTMHGTTMIFLAAMPMIFALMNAIVPLQIGARDVAFPFVNAIGFWTFFAGGVLLNVSWFTGGAPDAGWTSYVPLATDAFNGGNVHGVDYYVVGLQIAGIGTLVGGINFLATIINMRAPGMSFMRLPLFTWTAFITSALILFAFPALTVGLVALMFDRLFHANFFEVSNGGNAVLWEHIFWIFGHPEVYILILPAFGVISEVVSTFSRKRLFGYSSMVFATVLIGFLAFMVWAHHMFTTGLGPVANSLFSIATMLIAVPTGIKIFNWLFTLWGGSIRFTTANLFAVGFIPTFVMGGVTGVMLASAPADYQYHDTYFVVAHFHYVIVGGLILGLFSGLHYWWPKMFGRMLNETLGKLTFWFFFLGFHLTFFVQHFLGLMGMPRRVWTYLDGLGFDDLNMISTVGAFLMGLGTIFFLINIVTSAAKPRDAADDPWEDGRTLEWTIPSPAPEYNFAQTPLVRGYDAYWKEKMEGKNAMTPAEPLGPIHMPSPSILPLILSIGLFIGGLGFMYHHTIVGIIGLLITFGCLFTRSLIDDHGFHIEPDELHDKGVKA from the coding sequence ATGGATTGGCTGACGACCGTTGACCATAAAAAAATCGGCATTCTGTACTTGATTTCGGGCGGCTTTTTCTTCCTGGTCGGCGGCTTGGAAGCGATTATGATCCGGATCCAGCTGTGGCAGCCGGAAAATCATTTCGTCAGTGCGGACACATACAACGAACTGCTTACGATGCACGGTACGACAATGATCTTCCTTGCGGCGATGCCGATGATTTTCGCGTTGATGAACGCGATCGTGCCGCTGCAAATCGGAGCGCGCGACGTCGCCTTCCCGTTTGTCAACGCCATCGGTTTCTGGACGTTTTTCGCGGGCGGCGTGCTGCTGAACGTCAGCTGGTTTACCGGCGGCGCTCCTGACGCGGGCTGGACGTCTTACGTACCGCTTGCAACGGATGCGTTTAACGGCGGGAATGTACACGGCGTCGATTATTATGTCGTCGGGCTTCAGATTGCCGGTATCGGGACGCTGGTCGGCGGCATTAACTTCCTTGCCACGATTATTAACATGCGTGCCCCGGGCATGAGCTTTATGCGCCTGCCTTTGTTCACTTGGACGGCATTCATTACGTCGGCGCTCATTCTGTTCGCTTTCCCGGCGCTTACGGTCGGTCTTGTGGCGCTTATGTTCGACCGGTTGTTCCATGCAAATTTCTTCGAAGTATCAAACGGCGGTAATGCCGTATTGTGGGAGCATATCTTCTGGATCTTCGGACACCCTGAAGTTTATATTCTGATTCTGCCCGCTTTCGGCGTTATTTCCGAAGTGGTCAGCACCTTCTCGAGAAAGCGGTTGTTCGGTTACAGCTCGATGGTGTTCGCCACCGTCCTAATCGGGTTTCTGGCGTTCATGGTTTGGGCGCACCATATGTTTACCACCGGTCTCGGCCCGGTTGCCAACTCGCTCTTCTCCATTGCGACCATGCTGATCGCGGTGCCGACCGGCATTAAGATCTTTAACTGGCTGTTTACGCTCTGGGGCGGATCGATTCGATTCACAACCGCCAACCTGTTCGCGGTCGGTTTCATTCCGACCTTCGTTATGGGCGGGGTTACAGGCGTTATGCTGGCTTCCGCGCCGGCCGACTACCAGTATCACGATACGTATTTCGTCGTTGCTCACTTCCACTACGTCATCGTCGGCGGCTTGATTCTGGGCCTCTTCTCGGGCCTGCATTACTGGTGGCCGAAAATGTTCGGGCGGATGCTTAATGAGACACTCGGCAAATTGACGTTCTGGTTTTTCTTTCTCGGCTTCCACCTGACCTTTTTCGTGCAGCATTTCCTCGGCTTGATGGGGATGCCGCGCCGCGTATGGACCTATTTGGACGGTCTCGGCTTTGACGATTTGAATATGATCAGTACGGTCGGCGCCTTCCTGATGGGGCTCGGCACGATTTTCTTCCTGATCAACATCGTCACTTCGGCGGCGAAGCCGCGGGACGCAGCCGACGATCCGTGGGAAGACGGACGCACGCTGGAATGGACGATTCCTTCTCCGGCGCCGGAATACAATTTCGCGCAGACGCCGCTTGTCCGCGGGTATGACGCCTATTGGAAAGAAAAAATGGAAGGCAAAAATGCGATGACGCCTGCGGAACCGCTCGGACCGATTCATATGCCTTCCCCGTCGATTCTTCCTTTGATTTTGTCGATCGGCTTGTTTATCGGCGGTCTCGGCTTTATGTATCATCACACGATCGTCGGCATCATCGGGCTGCTCATCACGTTCGGCTGCTTGTTCACGCGCTCGTTGATCGACGATCACGGATTTCATATCGAGCCGGATGAGCTGCATGACAAGGGGGTAAAAGCATGA
- a CDS encoding GerAB/ArcD/ProY family transporter, with protein MDKSLQVMVMYLLVHIGLIYFTYPMDIIASLDVGHWSAILLGYASHVALIGIYLKGLSYFGDRSVIEIFLGAGKMLAVILLLPVAIYFLVVMTITVRAYSEIVTLIFLANTPLWAIMALLLAVTAFISALGVEALFRTALLVAVLFLPVLLLVFCLSFQNADWRYIFPLMDKKTAALSFVISRPFLLSQFAFTGGFLFMGFIPPYVHYNRRSLMWTSTLLLPLFLISVYVPLLTFGESTASRFQFPFIAAVDTVDVSWLMFDRVTMFFLISLIGFVLIFLSLLLWKTTLLFRRGFSFVRPVPAVLLLTLVMFIVCLQIPDWSSIERWLWWNSFLRLYVVTVIPVATLVLGMRHVRREAACP; from the coding sequence ATGGATAAAAGTTTGCAGGTGATGGTCATGTATCTCCTGGTGCATATCGGGCTTATCTATTTCACGTATCCGATGGATATCATCGCAAGCTTGGACGTCGGCCACTGGAGCGCGATCCTGCTCGGCTATGCGAGCCATGTCGCCTTGATCGGCATCTATTTGAAAGGGCTAAGCTATTTCGGCGACCGGAGCGTCATCGAAATTTTTCTCGGTGCCGGCAAAATGTTGGCCGTTATTCTGCTGCTTCCGGTCGCGATCTATTTCCTGGTGGTCATGACCATAACGGTCCGCGCTTACTCCGAAATCGTGACGCTTATATTTCTGGCGAATACGCCGCTTTGGGCGATTATGGCGCTTCTGCTGGCCGTGACCGCATTTATTTCCGCTTTAGGCGTTGAAGCGCTTTTCCGAACGGCGCTTCTGGTCGCCGTTCTGTTTCTTCCCGTTCTGCTGCTGGTCTTCTGCCTTTCCTTTCAAAATGCGGATTGGCGCTATATATTTCCGCTAATGGACAAAAAGACGGCTGCGCTGTCGTTCGTGATCAGCCGTCCTTTCCTGCTCAGCCAATTCGCCTTTACGGGCGGATTCTTATTCATGGGCTTTATCCCGCCCTACGTGCATTACAACCGGCGCAGCCTAATGTGGACCAGCACGCTGCTTCTTCCTTTGTTTTTAATTTCGGTCTATGTTCCGCTTTTAACATTCGGCGAAAGCACAGCATCCCGGTTTCAATTTCCATTCATCGCGGCGGTCGATACGGTGGATGTCAGCTGGCTGATGTTCGATCGGGTCACGATGTTTTTTCTGATCAGTCTGATCGGCTTCGTGCTGATCTTCCTTTCCCTGCTTCTATGGAAGACGACGCTGCTGTTCCGGCGCGGTTTTTCGTTTGTCCGGCCGGTACCGGCCGTCCTGCTGCTGACGCTCGTTATGTTTATCGTTTGCTTGCAAATTCCGGACTGGAGCTCCATCGAGCGTTGGCTGTGGTGGAATTCGTTTCTGCGCCTGTATGTCGTCACCGTCATCCCGGTTGCCACGCTTGTTCTGGGAATGCGTCATGTTCGGAGGGAAGCGGCATGCCCATAA
- a CDS encoding Ger(x)C family spore germination protein produces the protein MPIMTKHSLRHGLNMLLMAGLLTVLCGCWDIKDINHRALPIAMGLENNDGGYKIYLLIPQKTQGREETKVVTGTGPTINDIIDQIGKNMEMQVDLLHLKVVVFERGIAERGLGDSVSSFMRSRFIPPKTIVAVTDENLEHLFDHLKSTSTTSGLEIYNYFGKNAGWSPQVAQTRVWQIFRSLGSYTHDVVIPIIKTGRTTTLDSTGSAVIKNGKMVGRINSDETLLYNAFNGISTQGKIEVMNHASVMIVSESLRHHTSFEGKQAVLNSRLTLKVTILETKGAPDAVVINRELNELLTARFNRMFRKIQSEKADILGLGQFFRTRIPRDRLKDWRTDYYPGMQLNLKVNTIIQDDGLLKLKA, from the coding sequence ATGCCCATAATGACGAAGCATTCTCTTCGCCATGGGCTGAACATGCTGCTGATGGCGGGACTTCTGACCGTATTATGCGGATGCTGGGATATCAAGGATATCAATCACCGCGCCTTGCCGATTGCGATGGGATTAGAAAATAACGATGGAGGTTATAAGATCTATCTCCTGATCCCGCAAAAGACTCAAGGCCGGGAGGAAACGAAAGTGGTTACCGGAACGGGACCGACCATCAACGACATTATCGATCAAATCGGCAAAAATATGGAGATGCAGGTCGATCTGCTTCATTTGAAGGTCGTCGTGTTCGAACGGGGAATCGCGGAACGAGGGCTGGGGGACAGCGTGTCGAGCTTTATGCGCTCCCGCTTCATTCCCCCAAAAACGATCGTTGCCGTCACGGACGAAAATTTGGAGCATCTGTTCGATCACTTAAAGTCTACTTCGACGACCAGCGGACTCGAGATCTATAATTATTTCGGAAAAAACGCCGGCTGGTCCCCGCAGGTGGCGCAAACGCGGGTTTGGCAAATTTTCAGAAGTCTCGGCTCTTACACGCACGACGTGGTCATTCCCATCATCAAGACCGGCCGAACGACAACCCTTGACAGCACCGGCTCGGCCGTGATTAAAAACGGGAAGATGGTCGGCAGAATCAACTCGGACGAAACCCTGCTGTATAACGCTTTTAATGGAATCAGCACGCAGGGCAAAATCGAGGTGATGAATCACGCATCGGTCATGATTGTCTCGGAAAGCCTGCGACACCACACTTCTTTCGAGGGGAAACAAGCCGTTTTGAACAGCAGGCTGACCCTGAAAGTTACGATTTTGGAGACCAAAGGAGCCCCTGACGCGGTCGTGATCAACCGCGAGCTCAACGAGCTGCTGACGGCCAGGTTTAATCGGATGTTCCGCAAAATCCAATCCGAAAAAGCCGATATTTTGGGATTGGGTCAATTTTTCCGAACCCGGATTCCGCGCGACCGCCTGAAAGATTGGAGAACGGACTATTATCCGGGCATGCAGCTGAACCTGAAGGTCAATACGATCATTCAGGACGATGGGCTTCTCAAATTGAAGGCATAA